The proteins below come from a single Malus sylvestris chromosome 3, drMalSylv7.2, whole genome shotgun sequence genomic window:
- the LOC126614891 gene encoding YTH domain-containing protein ECT4-like isoform X4 has protein sequence MATVAPPVEQAADLLQKMSLDSQTKTLESPEPTKKIPSERSVTPLLPDFVDPSMCYLPNGYPSTAYYYGGYDGTGNEWDDYSRYVNPEGVEMTSGVYGDNGSLLYHHGYGYAPYGPYSPAGSPVPTMGNDGQLYGPQQYQYPPYFQPLTPTSGPYTPSPAAPQTDVSTSAAADQKPLSVETENGISNGISNGGSVKGNNVSAPLSTYQNSSFNSNGSYGRGALPGRVPTPGYQDPRFGFDGLRSPLPWLDAPLFSDGQPRPVTSTTITSSISNGNTNLSSRNQNYRPNSHYMGLHHPRPLSGMGTSQGFINRMYPSKLYGHYGNTVRSGMGFGSHGYDSRTNGRSWLAVDSKYKPRGRNGGYYGFGNENMDGLNELNRGPRAKSSKNQKGFAPNALGIKGQVPMNPSNDEEKEKMSVPDREQYNKADFPEEYTDAKFFIIKSYSEDDVHKSIKYNVWASTPNGNKKLHAAYQEAQEKSGGCPVFLLFSVNTSGQFVGLAEMLGPVDFNKNLEYWQQDKWNGCFPVKWHIVKDVPNSLLKHITLENNENKPVTNSRDTQEVKLEPGLKIIKIFKEHISKTCILDDFGFYEARQKTIQEKKAKQQQFQKQVWEGKTNDEKKEVANGQLKTQNSVEVPAELTKESVPAVNGSEDPKVAENGSITSGDAPKGAKPVASEKRVVANGVANG, from the exons ATGGCCACCGTTGCTCCTCCTGTGGAAC AAGCAGCAGATTTGCTACAGAAGATGTCATTAGACTCTCAAACCAAGACTCTGGAAAGTCCTGAGCCTACCAAGAAG ATCCCATCAGAGCGCTCTGTTACCCCTTTGTTACCTGATTTTGTGGATCCATCTATGTGCTATCTCCCGAACGGTTATCCGTCTACTGCGTATTACTATGGAG GCTATGATGGGACTGGCAACGAGTGGGATGACTACTCGAGATATGTAAATCCTGAGGGAGTAGAGATGACTTCT GGTGTTTATGGGGACAATGGGTCTCTGTTATACCACCATGGGTATGGGTATGCACCATATGGCCCATATTCTCCGGCAGGTTCCCCAGTTCCGACTATGGGAAATGATGGTCAGTTATATGGACCTCAGCAGTACCAATACCCTCCTTATTTCCAGCCTCTGACTCCAACCAGTGGACCGTACACTCCCAGCCCTGCTGCCCCTCAAACTGATGTCTCCACCTCTGCAGCTGCTGACCAAAAGCCTCTGTCTGTGGAAACAGAAAATGGAATTTCTAACGGCATTTCAAACGGTGGAAGTGTGAAAGGAAATAATGTTTCAGCTCCCTTATCAACATATCAAAACTCGTCTTTCAACTCCAATGGTTCATATGGAAGGGGTGCTTTGCCAGGACGTGTTCCTACTCCTGGATACCAGGACCCAAGATTTGGTTTTGATGGGTTGCGTTCTCCTCTTCCATGGTTAGATGCCCCACTTTTTTCAGATGGGCAACCTAGACCAGTGACAAGTACAACAATTACTTCGTCAATCTCCAATGGCAATACCAATTTGTCTTCGAGGAATCAGAATTACCGTCCAAATTCTCATTACATG GGTTTGCACCACCCAAGGCCATTGTCAGGAATGGGTACATCTCAAGGGTTTATAAATAGGATGTACCCAAGCAAGCTGTATGGTCACTATGGAAACACAGTTAGATCTGGTATGGGCTTTGGGTCTCATGGTTATGATTCACGAACCAATGGACGCTCATGGCTTGCTGTTGACAGCAAGTATAAACCCAGGGGAAGAAATGGTGGCTACTATGGATTTGGTAATGAGAACATGGATGGATTAAATGAACTAAACAGGGGACCTCGGGCGAAGAGCTCCAAGAATCAAAAGGGATTTGCCCCTAATGCATTAGGAATCAAAGGCCAGGTACCAATGAATCCTAGTAATGatgaggaaaaggaaaaaatgagTGTCCCAGACCGAGAACAATACAACAAAGCAGATTTTCCCGAGGAGTATACCGATGCTAAATTCTTCATCATTAAGTCATACAGTGAGGATGATGTTCATAAGAGCATTAAGTACAATGTTTGGGCTAGTACGCCAAATGGCAACAAGAAGCTTCATGCTGCTTACCAGGAGGCTCAGGAGAAATCTGGTGGCTGccctgtttttcttcttttttcg gtcaATACCAGTGGACAGTTTGTTGGCCTTGCCGAGATGTTGGGCCCCGTTGATTTTAACAAGAACTTGGAATACTGGCAGCAAGACAAGTGGAATGGCTGTTTTCCTGTCAAGTGGCATATCGTTAAAGATGTTCCCAACAGTTTGCTGAAGCACATTACTCTTGAAAATAATGAGAACAAGCCTGTTACCAACAGTAGGGACACTCAGGAG GTTAAATTGGAGCCAGGgcttaaaataattaaaatcttcAAGGAACATATAAGCAAAACTTGCATTCTGGATGACTTTGGGTTCTATGAAGCCCGTCAGAAGACAATCCAGGAGAAGAAGGCTAAGCAACAGCAGTTTCAGAAACAG GTATGGGAAGGAAAAACCAATGATGAGAAGAAAGAGGTGGCAAATGGGCAACTGAAGACTCAAAATTCAGTGGAGGTTCCTGCTGAGTTGACCAAGGAATCTGTTCCGGCTGTGAATGGAAGTGAGGACCCGAAAGTTGCAGAAAATGGATCAATTACATCTGGAGATGCCCCGAAGGGTGCTAAGCCAGTTGCGTCAGAGAAGAGGGTTGTAGCGAACGGGGTTGCGAATGGTTGA